The genomic region GGTTGCCATAAAGGTGTCGAAGAGTAATGCCCCAATGACCCAAAGTAATCAGTTCATCAATGAGGTGATTGTTCTTTCACAAATCAACCATAGAAATGTGGTGAGGCTCCTAGGTTGTTGCTTAGAGACTCAAACTCCTTTGTTAGTTTACGAGTTTGTTAGCAATGGCACACTTTATGTAGCACATTCATAAGAAGAATGGCAAGGGTCCNNNNNNNNNNNNNNNNNNNNNNNNNNNNNNNNNNNNNNNNNNNNNNNNNNNNNNNNNNNNNNNNNNNNNNNNNNNNNNNNNNNNNNNNNNNNNNNNNNNNNNNNNNNNNNNNNNNNNNNNNNNNNNNNNNNNNNNNNNNNNNNNNNNNNNNNNNNNNNNNNNNNNNNNNNNNNNNNNNNNNNNNNNNNNNNNNNNNNNNNNNNNNNNNNNNNNNNNNNNNNNNNNNNNNNNNNNNNNNNNNNNNNNNNNNNNNNNNNNNNNNNNNNNNNNNNNNNNNNNNNNNNNNNNNNNNNNNNNNNNNNNNNNNNNNNNNNNNNNNNNNNNNNNNNNNNNNNNNNNNNNNNNNNNNNNNNNNNNNNNNNNNNNNNNNNNNNNNNNNNNNNNNNNNNNNNNNNNNNNNNNNNNNNNNNNNNNNNNNNNNNNNNNNNNNNNNNNNNNNNNNNNNNNNNNNNNNNNNNNNNNNNNNNNNNNNNNNNNNNNNNNNNNNNNNNNNNNNNNNNNNNNNNNNNNNNNNNNNNNNNNNNNNNNNNNNNNNNNNNNNNNNNNNNNNNNNNNNNNNNNNNNNNNNNNNNNNNNNNNNNNNNNNNNNNNNNNNNNNNNNNNNNNNNNNNNGTGGGAGATAGTTCATCAATTAGCTAGCTTATCTTCCATAGCTAGCTAGTTATATGTGGAGTTGTTCTTAACTTTTTTTGCTACTTTCGAGTATGTTGCGTGTTAAATAAAAGACGTCTGATCATACTGCTGCAGTTAGTGCAGTGCTGCATATGCATGTAATGACGGTAATATCGATCTGTTGTATATTTTCCATTTTGGCCAAAATGTGAGTGGTAAAATATTTGTAGTTCGCTTCATGAAAATTGTTCGCCTCTTCTCTCTGAAAAATTATATCACTTAATCTGTTATTTAATTAAAAGAAGAAAAACATTAGATAGGACTAATATTACAACAAACTATATATCCTCAAACATAAAATGAGATGTAATACTACCAGGACAAGCACTTTAACCGACGAAAAAATTTCGTCGGCCTGTTAGCTTAATTCGTCGGCTAAGATCTTACCCGACGATCCTTCGTCGGCTATAGTTTCGTCGGGAAAAGGTCGTCGACGATGACTTTAGCCGACGAAAAAAGAAGACGTCGTTGGCTATAGTCCCACAGTTTAGCCGACGAAAAACATGTCGTCGGTTTTTTTCCCAGACTTTAGCCGACGAAACAATTAAGATATTAGTCGGCTAAAGTGTGTAATAAAAAATTAAAAAATAACTATAGCCGAAGAAATATAGTCTGTTTTGTCGGCTAAACCTTAAAAAAAAATTAAAAAATAATTATAGCCTACGAAACATGCCATAATTCGTCGGCTAAACCGTAATAAAAAAATTAAAAATATTATAGCCGACGAATATAGTATTTAAATATCGTCGGCTAAAGTTGCTGGTTTTTGAAAAAAAAACTGCAGAAACTTTCGGCCACCTCCAATCACCACCAAAATTTGACAGAATTTTCCTCTCAACATTTCGAACAACTTTCTAGAAGAAGTCGAAGCCCAATTCTAAGCCTAAATAGGTCAATTGAATCAAAATATAAAAATCCCCAATTTTAAACCCTAAAAACTTCAAATCTTCGATTCTCCTCACACACACCGAATCGAGCTACCAAATTCTAGGAGAATGTAGTACTAATCAAACTCAACTTATCCATATATAGAACTCACCAAATGGTGACCTGAGGAAGGAGAAATTCGATCAACACCGAATCCGAACCGGCGGAGTTTTGGAGCTCGATTTATCCCTCACGGCGGCGCCACTCGATGCACCACCTGTCCAGCAATGAAGTAGAGACGACGGTGAAGTTTTTGGGACAAGTGTGGTGGTCTCCGGTGGCTTGACGGCAGAGCTAGGCCAAGAAGAAAATCCGGCATTTTTTTGATTTTCTGACTTCTTACCATCCACCTCCGGTAAAACTCCTATATAAAGAACTTTACCCAACGAAATTCTTTATTTCGTCGGCTAAACTCTTTTGAAAATTTTAGTTGACCGCTAAAAAATTTTGGTTGAAAATTTTGAAAATTTTTCGACTTTAGCCGACGACTTTTCATATATTTTCGTCTGCTAAAGTCCTTTGAAAATTTTCCTCCAAATTTGGTTTACCGTCAAAAAAATTTGACCTGCCGGCGACTTTTTAATATCTCGTCGGCTAAAGTCTATAAATTCACGAAAACGCTCATATCTCCCTCTATATTATATAGTTTGGTCAAATCTGCCACACGAAAAACTTTCACGTAGATGAGACGCAACCGCCTATATAAAAATTTTGAGACATTTACCTTCCGAAGATAGGGCTCCCCATAGGGAATAATAACTGTAAATAGGGTTGACAGCTACTATTGGCACCGTGACGTTACCTGATTTACTTGATTTTTGAACCATAGCTGTATTTCACCATTCTGAACACATCTTATTTCACAAGATTTTTGATAATTTTGCTTCCTATGTAGAGTTGGTTCACAAAGTTGTATAATCTACTAAACAAGTTATACAACATTAGTAGACACGTTCTGATTCCGATGACTTAAATTCACAAACCAAAATTTGACCGTCAGATATGATCATTATGATGAAAGATGTCTATGGTAAAAAATTCAACTGGATCCGACAACGTTAAGGGCTCGATCGAAATGGTCAACCATAATCCATCGTTACTTATCACACGAAAACGCTCATATCTCCCTCTATATTACGTAGTTTGGTCAAACCTTCCACACAAAAAACTCTCACATAGATGAGTCGCAACTGCCCATATAAAAATTTTGAGATATTTACCTTCCGACGATAGGGCTCCCCATAGGGAATAATAACGGTAAATAGTAGACACGTTGTGATTCCGATGACTAAAATTTACAAACCAAAATTCGACCGTCAGATATGATCATTATGATGAAAGATTTCTGTGGTAAAAAATTCAACTGGATTCGACAACGTTAAGGGCTCGATCGAAACGGTCAACTTTAATCGAAAATAAGAAAACTGCATTTTGAAGCCCTAAACGGACTCGGATGGCCAAAAAGGCCCATATGTCATGGCAAAGAAATGAGTTTGACTCGTAGGGCCGTTACGCTTCCGAAAATGTATCACAATAGTCAATCGGACACCGAACACCAAATCTGCAGCATAGTGAACAATAAGAGTAAATTTCATTGACCGCAACTATCAGCACTGAGACTTTACTGGAATACCGTGATTTTTCAACCGTAGACGTATTTCACCATTCTGGTCATATCTTATTTCACGACTTTTTTGCGTTTGAAGGTTCTACATATAGTTTTTTTTTCCCAGATGAGCTGTTGTCCAAATCTGTAAATATAAGGCACTTTAGCCGACGAAATTATATTTTTCGCCGGCTAAACTTTTAAAAATTTCGTCGTCTAAAGTTGACCAAAGCCGACGAAAATTTAAATTAGCCACGAAGGAAAATTTTTGTTGGCTAAAGTCCACGTTAGCCGACGAAAAAAATAATTTGTCGGCTTGGTTTTTTTATATTCGTCGGCTAAAGCCTTTCTTCTGGTAGTGTAAGGTTCCAACAACCGTTTTTCTTCAATAGGTGCATAAACAAATCTACACCAAAAAATCACTAGCAAATATGAACATGAACATAAGGGTTGACTACTTGATTTAAACAATACAGATAGAGTACTGTTAACTTTGATTACGTACTAAGTAGTTAAATTAATATTCATTTTTTTGTTGAAGGGGTCATGAGGTATACATATACATCTGTGTGTGTATTCGTTGTCATCGAATATGTATGCACATATCTCATCATGCATGTTGAGTATATACAACTATACATCATTAATCTTGAGTTGTGACATCAATATTGTTATTCGTCATCACCAGAAATATAAAACCAGCATGATTAACACAAAACTAGTAAACTGACCTTGGTCAAAGACTATGCAACTCGGTTTGTAATTCGAGTTGTAAATTTTCTTTTGGCTAAACATTCAAGTTGTAATTTCTTTAATCAGTCATGTGAAATATATAATTCGTAACTTGTTTACACATATACATGTATATGATTTTCTTTGGTAGGTTGTAGATCTTCTTTTTCTCAAGTCAATTAATAGCATGAAAAATAAGAAAAGAATTAATGTTGCTTGGCACGCCAACTAATCTACTGTGGAAATTAAACAAGTGGTTATGTATAACCATCAGCTGCTTGACTTCACACAACAAACAAATTACAAAAGACTTTGTCGCTCTCACTCAATTTTCAGGATTATCAAGTGGAATAATGCCAATAATTATCAGGGAACAAATCGATCTTTCTCATTTGCCACACTAATTTGACACGGCATTGACTAGCTAGCAAATGGTCCATTACTGTATCAAAGCTACTAGCTAGTCTTCAACTCTCTTTATTATGACATGAAAACAAAGTATTGTGCATACGGGTGCATATATACGAAGTTAACACTTTCGCCAAGTCTTCGTGTCCAACAGTCCATGACCAGTAAACACGTAAAAGAATGGTATGCTCGATATGATATTTTCCATGTGGGTAATCCTGATAACTATTTTGCATCAAATTAGTTATCAATTATTTGTAATTTATAATGTGATTCAACTTGAATATGACCATGCATGATGATTAACGAGTGGACTGATCGAGTTAATGCCGATGAGATTCTACAATAGAAATGTATTCTGATTTAGTAATTACTAGTCTTTCACAAGTACTAACAAAAAATTTATTTTGACTAAATAAAACTGGCTTAACAGTTCTAAATAAAAATGGCTTAATGTTCTGAATAAAACATTTGATTATAAAACAGTTCTAAATAAAACTGGCTTAACGTATTCTTCAAGATTCTTCCTAAATAAAACTGACATTTTATTTTACAAAGTCTACATATTTAACAGCAATTACCTTGTTAGAACATGCACTTATTGCAGTCAGACTCGCTGGCTTGACGTATGGAATGGGATTGTGTGAACTGTGAACTAATATTGTAGACTTATACAACCTTTTTTTTTTTTGAGGTATAGACTTATACAACCCTCTTTTTTTTTTTTTGAGTTGAATTTGTAGAATTAAGCATTCAACATTACCAACTTGGATAATGATTGATGTTGAAATATCGCATAGCTGTGCAAGGAAAGTAGCAAACATGAGACAAAGGTAAATTGTAAGACATCCTTTTATAACAGGATAAATTCCATATATTGATGAAAATTATAAGAACAAGTTAGAGACGTCGGAAGACATCTCATATCATTTGTTGCCCAAAGACACGACTACATCAATCCCTAAGAAAATAAAACAATCCAAAATATTTGTCTAAGAAAGGAGACAATACAACAATTAAAACTCGACTTGAAAATAAACGTACAAGACGGTAATTAAAGGCACCTAACATATATACCAGTTTTATGTCTAAATTGAGATGCAACGGTGTACCTTGTCCACCAATATATGTAAAGATATGGCCTTCAATTAGATTATGCAGGGGATGAGCATTGTTATTGTTCAACTTAGTATTAAAAAACAATGAGAACAACACAATGAGTGTGACTTATACAAACTCAAGTGATTATGAGATTAGCACTCTCAAAGCTTATGATTCATATCATATTCTCATGAGAGAAGACCTTATTGTCTCATCATGAAATCATATAGATCATCCGATTGCAATCTTAATTAGATTAGATGTCATTTTGGTCCGGACTGGCCATATCACAGCTAACCGCGATGTGTCTACTAGTCTATACATGCAAACTAGTCAAACAATTACCAAATGCATGAGAGTTGTCAGTTGTGAGATATTGATTTTCCCTTTGTAATTAGATTAAGGTTTTCTTTTTATAAAATGGAGGAGAATCTTGATCGAGCAAATTAACCCCAAGTAATAAGGATGAGTGGACGACATCACTTCAATGTCGACTACTAAAGTCCAAGTCGCGCGGATGCGTCCAACCATGCAAGACTTTTTTTTTCTGCTTTTTTTGTTTTTGCGTGGAAGCTGGAGATGATTAAAAGGCGGGACCAGTTCATCTTCAATTCTTCATATACTGCAATTGAAACGTCAACCCGAGAACAGAAGACTCATGTGTCTTTCCATGGTTTGTGTTTTATTAAAATCCAGCAAATGACGACGACCCAGTCTGGAATAGAAAGCTAGCTCGAGCAGAGAGTGAAGTTGTCCGGAAACTTCCCCCCGCCTACGACTACAAAAGGCCGAATCCGGAATATACGTACCGCTTTACTTATCATCAACATTCAACAATATATACAACTATTTGATACCAAAAATCCTCTCAGTTGCAAATATCACAAACAAGCTAGTCCGGCAGGACTGCATGCATGTTGATCATGGCCTTGCAATTCCGGTTGGCGGCAGTCCTACTCCTATTATCGGCTGCTAGTACTACGAAAACAGCTGCTGCTGCTCAAGCCCTTCCTGGCTGCTCTGACAAGTGCGGTGATCTCACAGTTCCATATCCATTTGGCATGAAGGAGGGTTGTTACCTGGGAGATGAATTCTTTATCAATTGCAACCGCACGACTCAACCACCAACTGCATATTTGAGGAAAGGGAATATCGTTGTTAGTTGTTACTAACATTTCCCTAGAGGTTGGGGAGATGCAAATATCGAAGCGAATAGGGCGAGATTGTTACGATGAAGAGGGCAACGAAACTAGCACAGCAGGAACGTTCAGTTTGGGACCTCCAAACACCATATCTGATACCCAAAACAAGTTCTACGCCGTTGGTTGCGACACTTATGCAACCATGGAAGGCTTCCGAGGGGAAGAAAAAGTCATTACTGGGTGCATTTCAGTATGCAACAGCCTCAGCAGTGTTAATAAGAACTCTTGCTCTGGCATTGGGTGTTGCCAGATTAACATCCCCAGTGGACTGACCAATCTCACTTTCGAGTTGAGAAGCTTCTACAATCATAAGAATGTATCGGAGTTTAACCCCTGCAGCTACGCCTTCATTGCAGAGCAAGGCCGGTTCAATTTCAGCTCTTCTAGTTTTGAACAACTGAATGGCATTGAACGGCTTCCAATGGTTCTTAATTGGGCCATTGTGAATGACGCAGATCCCTGCGATGAGACTCAGAACAGGAAGGGTTCCGCATGCAAGGCTAATAGCAAGTGCTTCAACCCAGCTATCAATGAGTCTGTAGGTTACTTGTGCCAGTGCTTGCCTGGTTATGAAGGAAACCCGTACCACCCAGATGGTTGCACAGGTGACGATTATCTTTGATTTACCTATTCAGCTACTATTATATCAATATAAATTAATTAAAGCTCTCGCCATTGGAAGTGCAAGTTTACCAAATTTAGTGATGTCTGATAGGCTTTTCCTTTCCTAATTTCCCTTTCAGATATTGATGAGTGCAAAGACCCAAACCTCTGCCAGAAAGGACAATGCTTGAATCTTCTACCTCCACAAAATTACACTTGTTCATCATGTCACAAAGGATACAAACACGACGGCACCAATGACAAGAGTTGCATCAAAGACGATCTCGAAAGAAGCTCAAAGATCGTTCTCCTGCTTATTGTTTCATTGGGTATGTATATTTACATATTATCATGCATGTGCACCCTAAACTTCTGTTGAAAAGTAATGACGGACTGAAATCTATTTAGCTTCAGGCCTTCAGCTACGTACTTTATCTCCAAATTATAATAACCTCGTTTTCTCATACTTTTTCTTCAAAAAAAAGTAACACAGAGAGAATGCACAAGTCATTTCCATATTTAAGGGAAGTTTTTTTTCTATTGTTTGTTAAACGAGAGGGAACAGGTGCGCAAATTGAAGATTTTTTTTCTTTTTATTCATTTTTGTAGAGAAGGTCTTGCATCTAGAATCAAAATCAAGGAAACTGCTACAATGAGTTAAGGGGAAGATCCTAGGGAATCAGAACTAGAATAAAAGGACAACATAATAGCACAGAAAAAAAAACCACCACCCTGTACCTCTGAATAAGATCATAGAGAATATGCAAAAGCAAACTTATAAGAATAAATTTGATGATGAATTTTCAACTATTTGTAGGTGTAAGTATGGGCTTGTTGGTTTTTTTCCTTGGGATTTCGTGGATATGTTGGGGAATGAAGAAAAGAGAGTTCATTAAGCAGAAGGAAAAGTACTTCAAAGAGAATGGTGGCTTATTGTTACTGCAACAACTCGCCAGTGATAATGGAAGCTCGATGAAGACAACAAAAATCTTTACCGCTGATGAACTTGAGAGGGCAACAAACAACTACCATGAGAGTAGAATCCTTGGAGAAGGAGGTAATGGAACAGTTTACAAAGGAATACTACCGGATGACACAGTGGTTGCCATAAAGAAGTCGAAAGGTACTAGTGCCATGACCCAGAGTGATCAATTTGTTAACGAAGTGATTATCCTTTCTCAAATTAACCACATAAATGTGGTGAAGCTATTAGGTTGCTGTTTCGAAACAGAAGTTCCTTTACTAGTATACGAATTCATTACCCATGGCACTCTTTATGAGCACATTCATAAAAGAAGATCACCTCTCCCTTTTGAATTACGAATGAAGATAGCAACTCAAAGCGCAGAAGCATTGTCTCACTTACACTCGTCAATTTCCACACCAATCATACATCGAGATGTGAAAACGGCAAATATTCTGTTAGCTAATGATTACACGGCGAAAGTGTCAGATTTCGGAGCTTCCCGTTTGGTTCATTCAGGAACTGATATGCAAACTTTGGTGCTCGGGACATTTGGATACCTAGACCCTGAATATCTGCAATCAAACCAGCTAACAGAAAAGAGTGACGTTTACAGCTTTGGAGTTGTCCTAGTGGAACTAATAACAAGCAAAGTTCCACTTTCTAAAGATAGATGCTTAGCAAGCATCTTTGTGGTTTCCATGGAAGAAGATTGGTTGGATCAAATTCTTGACGATGATATAGTGAACGATGGAAACATTGAGACGGTAAAGAAAGTGGCCCATCTCGCAAAGCGATGCTTGATGGTAAAAGGGGAGGAAAGGCCTACCATGAAAGAAGTTGCGAAAGA from Fragaria vesca subsp. vesca linkage group LG3, FraVesHawaii_1.0, whole genome shotgun sequence harbors:
- the LOC101291613 gene encoding wall-associated receptor kinase 2-like, which encodes MALQFRLAAVLLLLSAASTTKTAAAAQALPGCSDKCGDLTVPYPFGMKEEVGEMQISKRIGRDCYDEEGNETSTAGTFSLGPPNTISDTQNKFYAVGCDTYATMEGFRGEEKVITGCISVCNSLSSVNKNSCSGIGCCQINIPSGLTNLTFELRSFYNHKNVSEFNPCSYAFIAEQGRFNFSSSSFEQLNGIERLPMVLNWAIVNDADPCDETQNRKGSACKANSKCFNPAINESVGYLCQCLPGYEGNPYHPDGCTDIDECKDPNLCQKGQCLNLLPPQNYTCSSCHKGYKHDGTNDKSCIKDDLERSSKIVLLLIVSLGVSMGLLVFFLGISWICWGMKKREFIKQKEKYFKENGGLLLLQQLASDNGSSMKTTKIFTADELERATNNYHESRILGEGGNGTVYKGILPDDTVVAIKKSKGTSAMTQSDQFVNEVIILSQINHINVVKLLGCCFETEVPLLVYEFITHGTLYEHIHKRRSPLPFELRMKIATQSAEALSHLHSSISTPIIHRDVKTANILLANDYTAKVSDFGASRLVHSGTDMQTLVLGTFGYLDPEYLQSNQLTEKSDVYSFGVVLVELITSKVPLSKDRCLASIFVVSMEEDWLDQILDDDIVNDGNIETVKKVAHLAKRCLMVKGEERPTMKEVAKELEEIMSVTAKHPWGFNASFYREETEYLLGSLNSDGYVVGVGDDCSSSGLTSGTANAYDSMQKQLQLMPYGGGR